In the Acanthopagrus latus isolate v.2019 chromosome 23, fAcaLat1.1, whole genome shotgun sequence genome, one interval contains:
- the cdc42ep4a gene encoding cdc42 effector protein 4a: MPILKQLVSGSQTKRRSRMDLTREMISAPLGDFRHTMHVGRSGDAFGDTSFLSTRSGEPPEATSYPSSPRPGLLSRTFRSSKRSQSVTRVDQQRDNSLMAPGGSPTYVKNAMSLPFLNDGDRDSMVAKSLSSSPLKQQEVDGSGAAAATHFLELQERSFGELTELPESSHHYGGGMKHAESVMSFHVDLGPSMLGEILGVMEKEEDDLGYEEGKSSEGRASPPLSTHGDEEEDSVERHKDEDAEEQMEAKDEEEDEEEEEEGDLQPHAGSSIDLGPEHGGPYTPEYTPETRPKHLQHLDSCSMSSSSSAALDEKPSSQTYAGDTDSATFSAPPEEENNFSSFLEDEDDEIRV; the protein is encoded by the coding sequence ATGCCAATCCTCAAACAGCTGGTGTCTGGCTCCCAGACCAAGCGCCGCTCGCGCATGGACCTGACCAGGGAGATGATCAGCGCGCCGCTGGGCGACTTCCGCCACACCATGCACGTTGGCCGCAGCGGCGACGCGTTTGGAGACACGTCCTTCCTCAGCACCCGCTCAGGAGAACCTCCCGAGGCCACGTCCTACCCCAGCTCCCCCCGGCCCGGCCTCCTGTCTCGCACCTTCAGGAGCAGCAAGCGCTCCCAGTCGGTGACCCGAGTGGACCAGCAGAGAGACAACTCCCTGATGGCGCCCGGTGGGTCGCCCACCTATGTGAAGAACGCCATGTCTCTGCCCTTCCTTAATGACGGGGACAGAGACAGCATGGTGGCAAAGAGTTTGTCCTCCAGTCCTttgaagcagcaggaggtggacgGGAGCGGAGCCGCCGCCGCCACTCACTtcctggagctgcaggagcgAAGCTTCGGCGAGCTGACGGAGCTCCCGGAGAGCTCCCACCACTACGGAGGCGGCATGAAGCACGCCGAGTCGGTGATGTCCTTCCATGTGGACCTGGGTCCCTCCATGCTGGGAGAGATTTTAGGGgtgatggagaaggaggaggacgatcTCGGCTACGAGGAGGGCAAGAGCAGCGAGGGGAGGGCCTCGCCGCCTCTCAGCACTCACGGTGACGAAGAGGAGGACAGCGTGGAGAGACATAAAGACGAGGATGCAGAGGAGCAGATGGAGGccaaggatgaggaggaggatgaggaggaggaggaggaaggagatctGCAGCCGCATGCTGGCAGCTCTATTGATCTGGGTCCTGAGCACGGAGGGCCCTACACCCCCGAGTACACTCCCGAGACCCGACCCAAACACTTGCAGCATCTGGACAGCTGCTCCatgtccagctccagctccgCCGCTCTGGACGAGAAGCCGAGCAGCCAGACGTACGCAGGAGACACGGACAGCGCCACCTTCAGCGCGCCGCCGGAGGAGGAGAACAACTTCTCCTCGTTcctggaggatgaagacgaCGAGATCCGCGTATGA